A genomic region of Criblamydia sequanensis CRIB-18 contains the following coding sequences:
- the rpsD gene encoding 30S ribosomal protein S4, with protein MARYTGNKNRVARRFGVNIFGRLRNPLLHKPNPPGMHGARRKKKSDFGLQLEEKQKLKAVYGMLSEKQLVNAYNKAVQMEGNTPQHLLEMLECRLDNMVYRLKLGSTIFAAHQLISHGHILVDGKKVDRRSFIVKPGMVISVKEKSRKMKSISESLNGSRDVPGYLTLDSSSFSGQLLAKPSLDQVSWPIEINLPEICDFLDHTT; from the coding sequence ATGGCTCGTTATACAGGGAATAAAAATCGCGTCGCCCGCCGATTTGGTGTAAATATTTTTGGAAGGCTCAGAAATCCGCTTTTGCATAAGCCAAATCCACCCGGAATGCATGGCGCTCGTCGAAAGAAAAAATCTGATTTCGGCCTTCAATTAGAAGAAAAGCAAAAGTTAAAAGCTGTTTATGGAATGCTCAGTGAGAAACAGCTTGTTAACGCTTACAATAAAGCGGTTCAAATGGAAGGAAACACACCTCAACATCTTCTTGAGATGCTTGAGTGCCGATTGGATAATATGGTTTACCGCCTAAAGCTTGGTTCTACAATTTTTGCAGCTCACCAGTTAATTTCCCATGGCCACATTTTAGTTGATGGCAAAAAAGTAGACAGAAGATCCTTCATTGTTAAGCCAGGCATGGTGATTTCTGTTAAAGAAAAATCCCGTAAGATGAAAAGCATTTCTGAATCTTTAAATGGTTCACGTGATGTACCCGGATATTTAACTCTCGACAGCAGCTCTTTCTCAGGACAGCTTCTTGCAAAGCCTTCTCTTGATCAGGTCTCCTGGCCAATTGAAATTAATCTTCCTGAAATCTGCGACTTTTTGGATCACACAACCTAA